Proteins encoded by one window of Bauldia sp.:
- a CDS encoding succinate dehydrogenase assembly factor 2, with product MGFEDADTVRRRRLVFRAWHRGMREVDLLLGRFADARVGAMSEANLAAFEALLDLPDPEILSWMTGEAEVPAEHDSGFVRELIAFHR from the coding sequence ATGGGCTTCGAGGATGCTGACACGGTGCGGCGCAGGCGGCTGGTATTCCGCGCCTGGCATCGCGGCATGCGCGAGGTCGATCTGCTGCTCGGGCGCTTTGCCGATGCGCGCGTTGGCGCGATGAGCGAGGCGAACCTTGCGGCGTTCGAGGCGTTGCTGGATCTGCCGGATCCGGAGATCCTGTCGTGGATGACGGGCGAGGCGGAAGTGCCGGCGGAGCATGACTCGGGGTTCGTGCGGGAGCTGATTGCGTTTCATCGATGA
- the mfd gene encoding transcription-repair coupling factor has translation MSEMRNLEQALQRGGEVTLAAVPDGLAGKVLADVLRASGGTRLLFVARDGQRLAEVQRTLTFFAPQIEVLEFPAWDCLPYDRVSPHVSIAARRMATLARLVPTPKTPQVVLTTVNAILQRVPERNVVAAGALSAVVGKDFAITDLTAWLERNGFLRSPTVREAGEYAVRGGILDLFAAGTDAPVRLDFWGDTIESIRTFDPDTQRTIDKLPRIDLVPVGEMVLSPETIARFRERYLALFGTADRSDLLYHTVSEGRRYVGMEHWLPLFADKLETLFDHVGNAKAVLDHLVDEATGERFDQVKDHYDSRVTALEGGISGGGAPYKPLPPDRLYLTKQEWNAAIRSRDAAHISPFAQPEGPRIVDFGGRNSRSFAAERGDENANVFDAVIAHVGALQKAGKRVVVACWSDGSRDRMGQVLVDHGLTKLKPVASWPEAATLDAETVGLGVMGLEAGFETADIAIVGEQDILGDRLVRPHQKRRAANYLADVTALALGDLVVHIDHGIARFNGLKTIEALGAPHDCLELLYAGGDRVYLPVENIELLSRYGNEDSEAQLDKLGGVAWQARKARMKKRLREMAAALIKVAAARLTKEAPVLTPPDGAYDEFAARFPYEETEDQQTAIDTTLGDLAAGRPMDRLICGDVGFGKTEVALRAAFVAVMGGKQVAVIVPTTLLARQHFKTFSTRFAGLPVRVAHASRLVGAKETAAAKAGIADGTVDIVVGTHALLAKGIAFRDLGLLVVDEEQHFGVKHKERLKELKSDVHVLTLSATPIPRTLQLALTGVRELSLITTPPIDRLAVRTFISPFDPLVVREALLRERYRGGQSFYVCPRISDLAERRAFLAEHVPEVKVAVANGQMAPGELEDIMTAFYDGAYDVLLSTSIVESGLDIPTANTLIVHRSEMFGLAQLYQLRGRVGRSKQRAYALFTVPADRTLTQTAERRLKVLQSLDTLGAGFQLASHDLDLRGAGNLLGEEQSGHIKEVGYELYQQMLEEAVASLKQGGDGIDEGKWAPQITVGTAVMIPETYVADLQLRLSLYKRLADLEEQPEIEAFAAELIDRFGTLPDEVVHLLQIVTIKGMCRNANVAKVDVGPKGAVIAFRDNVFPNPAGLVRWIGDRKTEARIRPDQSVVFIRDWEGVAGRLKGTAGILGVLARLAGEGEKAAA, from the coding sequence ATGAGCGAGATGCGGAATCTGGAACAGGCGCTGCAGCGCGGCGGCGAGGTGACGCTGGCTGCGGTGCCGGACGGGCTTGCCGGCAAGGTGCTCGCCGACGTGCTGCGCGCCTCGGGCGGCACGCGGCTGCTGTTTGTTGCCCGCGACGGGCAGCGGCTGGCCGAGGTGCAGCGGACGCTGACGTTCTTCGCACCGCAGATCGAGGTGCTGGAATTTCCGGCGTGGGACTGCCTGCCGTATGACCGCGTCTCGCCGCACGTCAGCATCGCCGCGCGCCGCATGGCGACCTTGGCGCGCCTCGTGCCGACGCCGAAGACGCCGCAGGTGGTGCTGACGACGGTGAACGCCATCCTGCAGCGCGTGCCGGAGCGGAACGTGGTTGCCGCCGGCGCGCTGTCCGCCGTGGTGGGCAAGGATTTCGCCATCACCGACCTGACGGCGTGGCTGGAGCGCAACGGCTTCCTGCGTTCGCCGACGGTGCGCGAGGCGGGCGAGTATGCCGTGCGCGGCGGCATTCTCGATCTGTTCGCCGCTGGCACCGATGCGCCGGTGCGGCTGGATTTCTGGGGCGACACGATCGAATCGATCCGCACCTTCGATCCCGACACCCAGCGCACGATCGACAAGCTGCCGCGCATCGATCTGGTGCCGGTCGGCGAGATGGTGCTGTCGCCGGAGACGATCGCGCGCTTCCGCGAGCGCTATCTGGCGCTGTTCGGCACTGCCGACCGCAGCGACCTGCTCTATCACACGGTGAGCGAGGGGCGGCGCTATGTCGGCATGGAGCATTGGCTGCCGCTGTTCGCCGACAAGCTCGAGACGCTGTTCGATCATGTCGGCAACGCCAAGGCGGTGCTGGACCACCTCGTCGACGAGGCGACCGGCGAGCGCTTCGACCAGGTCAAGGATCACTACGATTCGCGTGTGACGGCGCTCGAGGGCGGCATCAGCGGCGGTGGAGCGCCGTACAAGCCGCTGCCGCCGGATCGGCTCTATCTCACCAAGCAGGAATGGAATGCGGCGATCCGCTCGCGCGATGCCGCGCACATTTCGCCGTTCGCGCAGCCGGAAGGGCCGCGCATCGTCGACTTCGGCGGCCGTAACAGCCGCAGCTTTGCCGCCGAGCGCGGCGACGAGAACGCCAACGTCTTTGACGCGGTGATCGCCCACGTCGGCGCGCTGCAGAAGGCGGGCAAGCGCGTCGTCGTCGCCTGCTGGAGCGACGGCTCGCGCGACCGCATGGGGCAGGTACTGGTCGATCATGGGCTGACCAAGCTGAAGCCGGTGGCAAGCTGGCCGGAGGCGGCGACGCTGGATGCGGAGACCGTCGGCCTCGGCGTCATGGGTCTGGAGGCCGGCTTCGAGACTGCGGACATCGCCATCGTCGGCGAGCAGGACATTCTCGGGGACCGGCTCGTGCGGCCGCACCAGAAGCGGCGCGCCGCCAATTATCTGGCCGACGTCACGGCACTGGCGCTGGGCGACCTCGTCGTCCACATCGACCACGGCATCGCGCGCTTCAACGGGCTGAAGACCATCGAGGCGCTGGGAGCGCCGCACGATTGCCTCGAGCTGCTCTACGCCGGCGGCGACCGCGTCTACCTGCCGGTAGAGAACATCGAGCTGCTGTCGCGCTACGGCAACGAGGACAGCGAGGCGCAGCTCGACAAGCTCGGCGGCGTTGCGTGGCAGGCGCGCAAGGCGCGGATGAAGAAGCGCCTGCGCGAGATGGCGGCGGCGCTGATCAAGGTGGCGGCGGCGCGGCTGACCAAGGAGGCGCCGGTGCTGACGCCGCCGGACGGCGCCTACGACGAATTCGCCGCGCGCTTCCCCTACGAGGAGACCGAGGACCAGCAGACCGCGATCGATACGACGCTGGGCGATCTCGCCGCCGGGCGGCCGATGGATCGGCTGATATGCGGCGACGTCGGCTTCGGCAAGACCGAGGTGGCGCTGCGTGCTGCGTTCGTCGCGGTGATGGGCGGCAAGCAGGTGGCGGTGATCGTGCCGACGACGCTTCTGGCGCGCCAGCACTTCAAGACGTTCTCGACACGCTTTGCCGGGTTGCCGGTGCGTGTCGCGCATGCCTCGCGGCTGGTCGGCGCCAAGGAGACGGCGGCGGCGAAAGCCGGCATCGCCGACGGCACGGTCGACATCGTCGTCGGCACGCACGCGCTGCTCGCCAAGGGCATCGCCTTCCGCGACCTCGGCCTGCTGGTCGTCGACGAGGAGCAGCACTTCGGCGTCAAGCACAAGGAGCGGCTGAAGGAACTGAAGTCGGACGTGCACGTGCTGACGCTGTCGGCAACGCCGATCCCGCGCACGCTGCAACTGGCGCTGACCGGCGTCCGCGAACTGTCGCTGATCACCACGCCGCCGATCGACCGCCTCGCCGTGCGCACCTTCATCTCGCCGTTCGATCCGCTGGTGGTGCGCGAGGCGCTGCTGCGCGAGCGCTACCGCGGCGGCCAGAGCTTTTACGTCTGTCCGCGCATATCCGACCTCGCCGAGCGGCGCGCGTTCCTCGCGGAGCATGTGCCAGAGGTGAAGGTCGCCGTCGCCAACGGCCAGATGGCGCCGGGCGAACTGGAAGACATCATGACGGCGTTCTACGACGGCGCGTACGACGTGCTGCTGTCGACCTCGATCGTGGAATCCGGCCTCGACATCCCGACCGCGAATACGCTGATCGTGCATCGCTCCGAGATGTTCGGCCTCGCCCAGCTCTACCAGTTGCGCGGCCGCGTCGGCCGCTCCAAGCAGCGCGCCTACGCGCTGTTCACGGTGCCCGCTGACCGCACGCTGACGCAGACGGCGGAGCGGCGGCTGAAGGTGTTGCAGTCGCTGGATACGCTGGGCGCCGGGTTCCAGCTTGCCAGCCACGACCTCGACCTGCGCGGTGCCGGCAACCTGCTCGGCGAGGAACAGTCCGGCCACATCAAGGAAGTCGGCTACGAGCTCTACCAGCAGATGCTTGAGGAAGCGGTCGCCTCGCTGAAGCAGGGCGGCGACGGCATCGACGAAGGCAAGTGGGCGCCGCAGATCACCGTCGGCACCGCGGTGATGATCCCGGAGACGTACGTCGCCGACCTGCAGCTTCGCCTGTCGCTCTACAAGCGGCTGGCCGACCTCGAGGAGCAGCCGGAGATCGAGGCGTTTGCGGCCGAACTCATCGACCGGTTCGGTACGCTTCCGGACGAAGTCGTGCACCTGCTCCAGATCGTCACCATCAAGGGCATGTGCCGCAACGCGAACGTCGCCAAGGTCGACGTCGGGCCGAAGGGCGCCGTCATCGCCTTCCGCGACAACGTGTTTCCCAACCCCGCCGGACTCGTCCGCTGGATCGGCGACCGCAAGACGGAAGCGCGCATCCGCCCCGACCAGTCGGTGGTGTTCATCCGCGATTGGGAGGGCGTCGCCGGGCGGCTCAAGGGAACCGCAGGTATCCTCGGCGTGCTGGCGCGGCTGGCCGGCGAGGGCGAGAAGGCCGCTGCTTAA
- a CDS encoding PAS domain S-box protein, producing MDSQSQTAAAELVPFRHSEALLRNILEYAAVGMVLVGPDAKVVYANRAYAEMLGHAPDECLGLDYAALIHPDDLEAASGQAKDLVAGKFDTYRAERRYLKKDGSILRGEVSASILRNERTGQPLYLLVQMTDIERQKRAEEALVASEARWKHALEGGGQGVWDHDRRGGRTMFYSRMWRIIRGFDPDEEVDGSMESWLARVHPDDRQRVHDTVLRQNAGEIPRDAFEYRERHRDGHYVWILSRGGPVAWDENGVPTRFVGTDTDISSLKGVEMALAVEKEKLRVTLESIGDGVITTDGDGGITFMNPIAEQMTGWTSAEAMGRKVTEVFVIVQDATDEAAADPVHEALTRKALYYFNEDAVLVSRSGERRAVRDSAAPIRTPQGDLLGAVLVFQDITHARELQKELAHSAMHDGLTGLPNRVAFERALTVAADQARHELREHALCFIDLDRFKPVNDTAGHAAGDALLQQIAHAIRRACRAQDFTARIGGDEFALLLADCSIAGARKAAQQVIDAITGVRFTWHGKTYTIGASVGITAVTAKSPHLTELVNQADTACYAAKAAGRNRVMVYDPRLHGLERLADIA from the coding sequence GTGGATAGCCAAAGCCAGACCGCTGCCGCCGAACTTGTGCCGTTTCGCCACAGCGAAGCGCTGCTGCGCAATATTCTCGAATACGCCGCGGTCGGCATGGTGCTGGTCGGCCCGGACGCCAAGGTCGTCTACGCCAACCGCGCCTATGCCGAAATGCTCGGCCACGCACCCGACGAATGCCTCGGCCTCGACTATGCCGCGCTGATCCACCCCGACGACCTCGAGGCCGCCAGCGGGCAGGCGAAGGACCTCGTCGCCGGCAAATTCGATACCTACCGCGCCGAGCGCCGCTACCTGAAGAAGGACGGCAGCATCCTGCGCGGCGAGGTCTCCGCCTCGATCCTGCGCAACGAGCGCACCGGCCAGCCGCTCTACCTGCTCGTCCAGATGACCGACATCGAGCGCCAGAAGCGCGCCGAGGAGGCGCTGGTAGCGAGCGAGGCGCGCTGGAAACATGCGCTGGAAGGCGGCGGACAGGGAGTCTGGGACCACGACCGCCGCGGCGGCCGCACCATGTTCTATTCGCGCATGTGGCGGATCATCCGCGGCTTCGATCCCGACGAGGAAGTCGACGGCTCGATGGAATCCTGGCTAGCGCGCGTTCACCCGGACGACCGCCAACGCGTCCACGACACGGTGCTGAGGCAGAACGCCGGTGAAATCCCGCGCGATGCCTTCGAGTATCGCGAGCGCCATCGCGACGGCCACTACGTCTGGATATTGTCGCGCGGCGGCCCGGTCGCCTGGGATGAGAACGGCGTGCCGACGCGCTTTGTCGGCACCGACACCGACATCTCCAGCCTGAAGGGCGTGGAGATGGCGCTCGCCGTGGAGAAGGAGAAGCTTCGCGTCACGCTCGAATCGATCGGCGACGGCGTCATCACCACCGATGGCGATGGCGGCATCACCTTCATGAACCCCATCGCCGAGCAGATGACCGGATGGACCTCGGCGGAGGCGATGGGTCGCAAGGTGACCGAGGTCTTCGTCATCGTGCAGGACGCGACCGACGAAGCCGCGGCCGATCCGGTGCACGAGGCGCTCACCCGCAAGGCGCTCTACTACTTCAACGAGGACGCCGTGCTGGTCTCGCGCTCCGGCGAGCGCCGCGCCGTGCGCGACTCGGCCGCGCCGATCCGCACCCCGCAGGGCGACCTGCTGGGCGCCGTGCTCGTCTTCCAGGACATCACCCACGCCCGCGAACTGCAGAAGGAACTGGCGCATTCGGCGATGCACGACGGGCTGACGGGCCTGCCCAACCGCGTCGCCTTCGAGCGCGCGCTGACCGTCGCCGCCGACCAGGCCCGCCATGAGTTGCGCGAGCACGCGCTCTGCTTCATCGACCTCGATCGTTTCAAGCCGGTCAACGATACCGCCGGCCACGCCGCCGGCGACGCGCTGCTGCAGCAGATCGCGCACGCCATCCGCCGCGCCTGCCGCGCCCAGGATTTCACCGCCCGCATCGGCGGCGACGAGTTCGCGCTGCTGCTCGCCGATTGCTCGATCGCCGGCGCCCGCAAGGCGGCCCAGCAGGTGATCGACGCGATCACCGGCGTCCGCTTCACCTGGCACGGCAAGACGTACACGATCGGTGCCAGCGTCGGCATCACGGCGGTGACGGCGAAGTCGCCGCACCTGACCGAGCTGGTCAACCAGGCCGACACGGCGTGCTACGCCGCGAAAGCGGCCGGGCGGAACCGGGTGATGGTCTACGATCCGCGGCTGCACGGGCTGGAGCGGCTGGCGGATATCGCGTGA
- a CDS encoding DsbA family oxidoreductase, with product MTTPVSIDVVSDVVCPWCYLGKARLEHAIALVPELDVTVRWRPYQLDPSVPPEGLDRAEYMAKKFGDLKALEGAHKRLVDMGRAEGIEYNFEAQKRAANTINAHRLIRWAGAEGKESDVMTRLFSANFREGRDIGNIAVLADIAGEAGMDRAAIAAKLATDEDRAAVLAEIQDAYQIGVTGVPTFILGQKYGVVGAQSVEVLADAIRQVATKAA from the coding sequence ATGACTACGCCTGTTTCCATTGACGTCGTTTCGGACGTCGTCTGCCCCTGGTGCTACCTCGGCAAGGCGCGGCTGGAGCATGCCATCGCGCTCGTGCCGGAACTTGATGTCACGGTGCGCTGGCGGCCGTACCAGCTCGATCCGTCCGTGCCGCCGGAAGGCCTCGATCGGGCGGAATACATGGCCAAGAAATTCGGCGACCTGAAGGCGCTGGAGGGCGCCCACAAGCGGCTGGTCGATATGGGCCGCGCCGAGGGCATCGAGTATAATTTCGAGGCGCAGAAGCGCGCCGCCAATACCATCAACGCGCACCGCCTGATCCGCTGGGCGGGCGCCGAGGGCAAGGAGTCCGACGTGATGACCCGCCTGTTTTCGGCAAACTTCCGCGAAGGCCGCGACATCGGCAACATCGCGGTGCTGGCCGACATTGCCGGCGAGGCCGGCATGGACCGCGCAGCCATTGCCGCGAAACTCGCCACCGACGAAGACCGCGCCGCGGTGCTCGCTGAGATCCAGGATGCCTACCAGATCGGCGTCACCGGCGTGCCGACCTTCATCCTCGGCCAGAAATACGGCGTGGTCGGCGCCCAGTCGGTCGAGGTACTCGCCGACGCCATCCGCCAGGTGGCGACGAAGGCGGCGTAG
- a CDS encoding extracellular solute-binding protein — translation MTAMILSISLRRPIAAAIAATLGLGIMPQIAAAAPMHGIAIIGDPALPADFDHLPYANPDAPKGGTLTYGVVGTFDSLNPMIVQGGTTSARGLTDPVFGNLVYETLLSRSADEPYTLYGLIAEKVETPPDRSWVEFTINPKAKFSDGVPVTVDDVIFTMELLRDHGNPNFKARYSKIESVDRVGQYGVRFNIAKAKDRELPLLLGLMPVLPKHAIDVDTFEKSTLTPIIGTGPYILSEVHAPDYTIYKRNPDYWAKDLPIKRGFDNYDQIRIDYYRDASTMFEAFKKGLYDIQIEGDPAQWNSAYDFPAVNDGRIAKEVFKTETPKGMSGFAFNTRRPIFADVRVRRALAELLDFDWINKNLYFGAFVRASGFYNDSDLSSIGRPASDKEKALLAPFPDAVAPDVMDGTYRATNANVAGGDRAVLQKVVNELKAAGWELKGSQMVNSAGAPFAFEILVTNKEDERLGLAYQRVLERIGIAATIRTVDSTQYQLRRKTFDFDMVRNTWGASLSPGNEQINRWSPSVADAEGSFNYPGAREPAIDAMIQAMVSAGTREDYVAAVRAFDRVLISGFYSVPLFYLPEQWIAHWKRIEHPDKQPLMGPVLSTWWAKP, via the coding sequence ATGACCGCGATGATCCTGTCGATTTCGCTCCGCCGTCCGATCGCCGCGGCGATCGCGGCGACGCTTGGCCTCGGCATCATGCCGCAGATCGCCGCCGCGGCGCCGATGCACGGCATCGCCATCATCGGCGACCCGGCGCTGCCCGCCGATTTCGACCACCTGCCCTACGCCAACCCCGATGCGCCGAAGGGCGGCACGCTCACCTACGGCGTCGTCGGCACCTTCGACAGCCTCAACCCGATGATCGTCCAGGGCGGCACGACCTCGGCGCGCGGGCTGACCGATCCGGTGTTCGGCAACCTCGTCTACGAGACGCTCCTGTCGCGCAGCGCCGACGAGCCCTACACGCTCTACGGCCTGATCGCCGAGAAGGTCGAGACGCCGCCTGACCGGAGCTGGGTCGAGTTCACCATCAATCCGAAGGCGAAATTCTCCGATGGCGTTCCCGTCACCGTCGACGACGTGATCTTCACGATGGAATTGCTGCGCGACCACGGCAACCCGAACTTCAAGGCGCGCTACTCGAAGATCGAAAGCGTCGACCGCGTCGGGCAATACGGCGTGCGCTTCAACATCGCCAAGGCCAAGGACCGCGAGCTGCCGCTGCTCCTCGGTCTGATGCCGGTGCTGCCCAAGCACGCCATCGACGTCGATACCTTCGAGAAGTCGACCCTGACGCCGATCATCGGCACCGGCCCGTACATCCTCTCGGAGGTCCACGCGCCGGACTACACGATCTACAAGCGCAATCCGGACTACTGGGCGAAGGACCTGCCGATCAAGCGCGGGTTTGACAACTACGACCAGATCCGCATCGACTACTACCGCGACGCCAGCACGATGTTCGAGGCGTTCAAGAAGGGCCTCTACGACATCCAGATCGAAGGCGATCCGGCGCAGTGGAACAGCGCCTACGATTTCCCGGCGGTCAATGACGGGCGCATCGCCAAGGAAGTCTTCAAGACCGAGACGCCCAAGGGCATGTCGGGCTTCGCCTTCAACACGCGCCGTCCGATCTTCGCCGATGTGCGCGTGCGCCGGGCGCTGGCCGAGCTGCTCGATTTCGACTGGATCAACAAGAACCTCTATTTCGGCGCCTTCGTGCGCGCCTCGGGCTTCTACAACGACTCCGACCTGTCCTCGATCGGCCGCCCGGCGAGCGACAAGGAGAAGGCGCTGCTTGCCCCCTTCCCCGACGCCGTCGCGCCCGACGTGATGGACGGCACCTACCGCGCCACCAACGCCAACGTCGCCGGCGGCGACCGCGCGGTGCTGCAGAAGGTGGTCAACGAGCTCAAGGCTGCCGGCTGGGAGCTCAAGGGCAGCCAGATGGTGAACAGCGCCGGCGCGCCGTTCGCCTTCGAGATCCTGGTCACCAACAAGGAAGACGAGCGCCTCGGCCTCGCCTACCAGCGCGTGCTGGAGCGCATCGGCATCGCGGCGACCATCCGCACCGTCGACTCGACCCAGTACCAACTCCGCCGCAAGACCTTCGACTTCGACATGGTCCGCAATACCTGGGGGGCGTCGCTGTCGCCGGGCAACGAGCAGATCAACCGCTGGAGCCCGTCGGTCGCCGACGCCGAGGGCTCGTTCAACTATCCCGGTGCCAGGGAACCGGCCATCGACGCCATGATCCAGGCCATGGTTTCGGCCGGCACGCGCGAGGATTACGTTGCGGCGGTCCGGGCTTTCGACCGGGTGCTGATCTCGGGTTTCTATTCCGTGCCGCTGTTCTATCTACCCGAACAATGGATCGCGCATTGGAAGCGCATCGAGCATCCGGACAAGCAGCCGCTGATGGGTCCGGTGCTGTCAACTTGGTGGGCCAAACCCTGA
- a CDS encoding invasion associated locus B family protein, producing MAYLEMKSLLRRLLPMAALGLALAAPAFAASAQDAAAPAAAPAAAAPTGDAPPPWTKTCGTSPDGKTTICNTSQELWLNQDGSVRASIGIQPKPDKKYGIGGFVPLGFVIPAGVVLAVDGQAKATAQFMQCNPPLQDLPPGCFIAVDVGDDFIAALRKGNELALVVTNGANQQLPIKLSLSGFAKSFDGEGIDPVALRAQQVEKSKQFQDAAKAAAQRMIDKQRQETGAPAN from the coding sequence ATGGCTTATCTCGAAATGAAATCGTTGCTGCGCCGGCTCCTGCCGATGGCGGCGCTGGGCCTCGCGCTTGCCGCGCCGGCCTTCGCCGCGAGCGCGCAGGACGCCGCGGCCCCGGCCGCCGCTCCCGCTGCCGCCGCGCCGACCGGCGACGCGCCGCCGCCGTGGACCAAGACCTGCGGCACCTCGCCGGACGGCAAGACCACGATCTGCAACACCTCGCAGGAGCTGTGGCTCAACCAGGACGGCAGCGTCCGCGCCTCGATCGGCATCCAACCCAAGCCGGACAAGAAATACGGCATCGGCGGCTTCGTGCCGCTGGGCTTCGTCATTCCCGCCGGCGTGGTGCTCGCGGTCGACGGCCAGGCCAAGGCCACCGCGCAGTTCATGCAGTGCAACCCGCCGCTGCAGGACCTGCCCCCGGGATGCTTCATCGCGGTCGATGTCGGCGACGATTTCATCGCGGCGCTGCGCAAGGGCAACGAGCTGGCGCTGGTCGTGACCAACGGCGCCAACCAGCAACTGCCGATCAAACTGTCGCTCAGTGGCTTCGCCAAGTCGTTCGACGGCGAGGGCATCGACCCGGTGGCGCTGCGCGCCCAGCAGGTCGAGAAGTCGAAGCAGTTCCAGGACGCCGCCAAGGCCGCGGCCCAGCGCATGATCGACAAGCAGCGCCAGGAAACGGGCGCGCCGGCGAACTAG
- the hspQ gene encoding heat shock protein HspQ — MGQARTAKFAIGQIVRHRVFPFRGVVFDVDPIFDNTEEWWLAIPEDVRPSKDQPYYHLLAENAESEYIAYVSEQNLLPDESGEPLRHPQISEFFDGREGDVYVARDRGLN, encoded by the coding sequence ATGGGCCAGGCCCGCACCGCCAAGTTCGCCATCGGGCAGATCGTCCGCCACCGGGTGTTCCCGTTCCGTGGCGTGGTGTTCGACGTCGATCCGATTTTCGACAACACGGAAGAGTGGTGGCTGGCGATTCCCGAGGACGTGCGCCCCTCGAAGGACCAGCCTTACTACCACCTGCTCGCCGAAAACGCGGAGAGCGAATACATCGCGTACGTCTCCGAGCAGAACCTTCTGCCCGACGAATCGGGCGAGCCGCTCCGCCACCCGCAGATCAGCGAATTCTTCGACGGCCGCGAGGGCGACGTCTATGTCGCGCGCGACCGCGGGTTGAATTAG
- a CDS encoding AEC family transporter, with the protein MDEILTLLVPFFGVIALGYGAGRLRLVAPDGVAALEFFVFTIALPALFFVLIVATPAPIVSGWAFVATTTFATYCAFAIAFSVGALINGGNVPEATVEGLAGSYSNTAYLAPSLVIAAFGTAAAAPVALIYSFETTMLLIVTPLMMALGGTVRSNPRKLTEEIARQVALNPAIIATLLGFVALAFGLRLPGPIEGALSFVGNAAAPGALFLLGIGLSQRTFAPLAIETPIVVAVKLVAHPLIVYLLLSWVGGFDPVWVNTAILIAALPPAAGVIAIAGRYKVYADRASVAVLLGSVVAVATLTFTVILLMGRMLPGDPFR; encoded by the coding sequence ATGGACGAAATTCTGACGCTGCTGGTGCCCTTCTTCGGGGTGATCGCGCTGGGCTACGGTGCCGGACGCCTGCGCCTGGTCGCGCCCGACGGCGTCGCGGCGCTGGAATTTTTCGTCTTCACGATCGCGCTGCCGGCGCTCTTCTTCGTGCTGATCGTCGCGACGCCGGCGCCGATCGTTTCGGGCTGGGCATTTGTCGCCACGACGACGTTCGCGACCTACTGCGCCTTCGCCATCGCCTTCTCGGTCGGCGCGCTCATCAATGGCGGCAACGTGCCCGAGGCGACGGTCGAGGGCCTCGCCGGCTCGTATTCCAACACCGCCTACCTCGCGCCATCGCTGGTCATCGCCGCCTTCGGCACCGCGGCGGCGGCGCCGGTGGCGCTCATCTATTCGTTCGAGACGACGATGCTGCTGATCGTGACGCCGCTGATGATGGCGCTCGGCGGCACCGTGCGCAGCAACCCGCGCAAGCTGACCGAGGAAATCGCGCGGCAGGTCGCGCTGAACCCGGCGATCATCGCGACGCTGCTGGGCTTCGTCGCGCTGGCTTTCGGGCTGCGCCTGCCGGGGCCGATCGAGGGCGCGCTGTCGTTTGTCGGCAACGCCGCGGCGCCGGGCGCGCTGTTCCTGCTGGGCATCGGATTGTCGCAGCGCACGTTCGCGCCGCTGGCCATCGAGACGCCGATCGTCGTGGCGGTGAAGCTCGTCGCCCACCCGCTGATCGTCTACCTGCTGCTGTCGTGGGTCGGCGGCTTCGATCCGGTGTGGGTCAACACCGCGATCCTGATCGCGGCGCTGCCGCCGGCGGCGGGCGTCATCGCCATCGCCGGCCGCTACAAGGTCTACGCCGACCGCGCCTCGGTCGCGGTGCTGCTGGGCTCGGTCGTGGCGGTCGCGACGCTAACCTTCACGGTGATCCTGCTGATGGGCCGGATGCTGCCCGGCGATCCGTTCCGCTAG